CGTACTGATCTAAGAAGGGTTTGAAATCCAAATAATCCCTAAGCACCATATCCTCAAAGTCCGTTCTGAAATTGTCGTCTTCGCAATGAAGAACAACGCCCTTGGTAATCACCTCATAACGCAGCACCACCGGTGCTTGTTCGAGCAACACCAGATCCACCGGCGCCGGGGCCAGCTGCCCCTCCACTTCCCCTTGCAAGGCCACCGTGAAATCAAGGTTATGCCGGTCAGGATCGTATTTCCTCAGAAGACAAGCTATATCATAGTCACTGTCTTCGCCGGCATCACCGCCGGCCCTCGAACCAAATAA
This region of Clostridia bacterium genomic DNA includes:
- a CDS encoding nucleotidyltransferase domain-containing protein, whose translation is MEDLDALKDILAPVFQKYNIHTAYLFGSRAGGDAGEDSDYDIACLLRKYDPDRHNLDFTVALQGEVEGQLAPAPVDLVLLEQAPVVLRYEVITKGVVLHCEDDNFRTDFEDMVLRDYLDFKPFLDQYDREVWEAIKGGHFFA